In Gossypium hirsutum isolate 1008001.06 chromosome D01, Gossypium_hirsutum_v2.1, whole genome shotgun sequence, the genomic window GATCTAGCAGATGGActgattgaacatatataattaggactGATAACTCGCACAAGGGGCGATCGCTGTTGTTTGAACCGTGTCACGAAATATTCAAatgatgtgcaagtgtacacaatcattaACAAGTTGTATAGCCCATTATTGCCCGGGCCTAATTAACAGAACCCAaacggcccaataagcccaacaGGCCCAGAACCCAGTCAAGGGTTTCAGAAAACAGAAACCCTAGCCAAGCCTAGCGCCGCGCCCATCCCTCTGCCATCATCATTCGTTTTGTCCCATCGCCACCCACCGCTACTAGCTTCATCAACGCCtgcaaaaaaaatgataaaaaaaagcaGGAGCACGCAACAGATAGTGCAAGACAGCAAAATACAATCAAAATACAatgtaaatggctataaaagccaaacaatATCTCTGTACAATGTTTACAGCGTtttgaattcaataaaaaaagaaaaaagcaaataaaaaaaaaggttgactccagtttatttttctcttttcttttgttcttatTTACATTACTCTTTTATTTATTGTCCATTTTCTGCAATCTTTTAACAAAATCAGGATTAAAAGGGAAGGGAGTAAATACCTTACGGCTTCGACAGGCTAGTGTCGGAACCCCGCCTTTGTCGTCGTCAGAGTTGAGCAAAAAGGGGCGTTTCATCCCTTTTCCTTTTGGACTCGCGGTTGAGAAGGCTTAGCCTTCGGGGACGCTGCAAAACGAAAAAAAGAGAGGCCTAGGGGCCGTTCTCGTGCAGCCCCGGCCACTGGCCATGGAGGCGGAGATGGTGGCCTGAGCTTTAAGGCCGAGAGAGGCACAGAGAGGAGAGCGTTCGAGCTCTCTGTTCtcttttcttgtttctttctttatttttcattttttttcttttcattagagaATGAAATGGAGGCTGCtagattaggtttttttttgggcCCTTGCGTGacgtgaaacgacgccgtttggagtctaatcagtggctccaaaacggcgccgtattgagctttgacccgcgcggtgacccggcccaggggaaggatccgcgtgttttctttaaATTGGATATTTGCGCTCGAAGTCCATCCGACTTTGTAGTgcgttgcaatttggtcctatttcgctaTTTCCTCTTTTTAATTTAGCCCCAGAATTCTGTTTGTGTTCTAATTTGACCCTCTGCTACGCAGTGTTTTGGGGTTTCGGGGTATTTGCCATTTGGTCCCCCCTCTTTCGGCGCGCGACGCAATTTAGTCCacctttgtttttttatttcgattttgccCCGTATTTTAGACTTttacttcgatttagtcccttttttagctttattattattattactattattattattattgttgttgttgttgttgttattatcaatattattatcattaattttatttctgttattatcgtttatgttttgttaatttcaatttttttatatatatgcgcACACCTTTTTTATAAAGTATACATaagcataaattttaaaactcataCATATACGTATTTAGATTTCCTTTTtacattcttatttttttattcattttcttaactcattttatttatttacgtttcattattgatattatttcattattattattattgtttttattatttattcttttagaATGTTCTAATATTATTTGTTTGCATATTTGTCTTGCACGTTACATTTTTCCTTATCTCGTTAATACCATTGTTATTTGTATTATCTTTATATCATCGTATTTATTAGGTTTGCTATGTATAATAACGATACGCTTTATTTTCGCATTTTTTTTATTACGACATCATGTTTTATTTTActcaatatatcaaaatttgtttaaaataaatagcACTCCGTGTATTAGATCCGAGatgatcgtaccctaacttattgggtttcgattttcacgataaatctaaatgcacgaatctttttaaactcaaattttaaatgatctgGGGATTAaaaaatcgcgtcctaacttactggtcgtgatctcattttaaatccgagatggctaaaatatcttttaaataagcattttttcaTTCGTGTCgagaatttgagacattgtattctaacttattggatatgattctctttctcgattaacgtgaaatatacttctttttccaaaaattttcattttaatacaaggatcatatttttaattcttccaagttctcaattttcgacatcaagacattagataatcaactaggtaccaatttctgggcattacgagggtgctaacccttcctcgtatgtaaccgactcccgaacccgttttctagatttcgtagaccaaaattattgttttcataaaatcaaattatttattaaaaacaacctttttccaaggtgacccaatcacacctcaaaaaggattggtggcgactcccttttttcgctttcaaaacccaagtcgaccctgtttttcatcaaaaaaatggtgtcaacagcttggcgactccactggggactttaaataagagagtcaagccatgagttgattattttttgtctttttgtcgagaattgaaaacttggtttaaatgtaCGATCATTTCATTGCATGTCATCGGTCTTTAGTACAATTTTCATCGTTGTGGTTTATGATTGctatgttattttaaattttaggtatccttttgcattgcattgcatgacctttggtcacacccttttaagtgggagtgagaagctactccttcgtgaggttttcacctccgtgcaggatagtggatcactttcgggatacatccgtacctatgtcttcgtgagattttcatctccgtgcagccatagggaaatgtattcccctgaaccgaactcggtctatatgagcctataatgggtgaagatcgaggaatctgctggttcgggtacctttgcttTAGAGCCAAACCCcttgtagtgaaccttaggaactcgCCTTAAGTAGAACTACACCAAACCCTAGTAGATACCCTGATgtgcttttttctttttgaattatcTTGGATTATATGTTTATATCTGATACTGATATTTGTTGTTTTACTTTGGATGCATGACATTTCAACTGTATggcatttcattatttcaaggCGTTGGTTCATATTCGATTTCTAGaaagaaagcttatcatggaaaggaggtttcttgataaggtggaagatAATGCAGCGGTCCAAATTTGGTCAGAAACGACACAGCGAGAGAAAGGGGATAGTTTGGCTGAAGGATAtatatcagagttatgggactttacCCGCATCAGCATAACCTAGAACGATTTAcaagagttgaaagaaattttGGACCAGTGGAGCGAGGAGGCCAGACAGTTGTTTTATTCCCATTATGGGGACTTGCCGTACCTGCTAGATATGAAGGTAGATAAGCACCTGTTCTGGGCTCTCGCGCAATTCTGGAACTCCGCCTATAGTTGTTTTTCGTTTGGAAAAGTTGACTTAGTGCCTACGATAGAAGAATACATGGCTTTACTCTGGTGTTCGAAGAGTCAAGTCGACAGGATCTACTCAAGAGCCGCAAATGCACACTTTTTGAGAAGGTTGATGAACATAACAGgtatgagtgagcagtgggttagAGCCCGAATCAAACAAAAAAGGGATAACAAGTGCATTTCTTGGAGGAATTTGAAAGATGTGGCCTTGGTGCACCCGGATATAAAAAAGAGGGTAGATGTCTTCGCCCTGAGCATATACGGCTTAGTTATCTTCCCCAGAGCTTTAGGGCATATTGATGAGGCAGTTACTGATTTGTTCGGCCGCCTTGATAAAGGAGTTACCCCGGTTCCAGCAATTTTAGCGGAGACATTCAGATCATTGAGTACCTGTCGGTGAGCGGGCCAAGgcagattcattggatgtgcacagctgtTACTTGCgtggttccacagtcatttttaGAAAGTGGATAAGGTGTCATATCAGGTCTTCTCTGAAAACTATTCACCACTAAAGGAGATAGTAGCTACACCAAGAAGAGATGACATTTCGAGGGAAAAATGGATGGCAATTCTTCAGAACCTGCAAGAAGAGGACATTGAATGGAAAGCTCCGTGGTTACTTCCGGACGAAATTTTGTACCGGTGTGGtaattttgattgggtccctttgcTTGGAATCTGGGGAGCTATTGGCTATGCCCCGTTATTAGTGCTCAGACAGTACAGGTCAAGACAGTTTATACCCGCAACCCAAGGGCTAGCCGAGTGTGAATTCTCGTATGGGGGTGATCGCTACAAAAAGAGGATTCGAGAGGTATCCAATGCGTGGAATCAGACTCGTCAAATGAAGCGATTGGCTGTAGGACCAATGACGACCTCTGAATATGATGAATGGAGGGTCAGAAGAGTCAACGACAATATCTCCAAATCAAGCTACGAAGGCAGTTAGTCGATAGAGAAGCATTTACGGGTCGTCCCTTCTAAACTAGAAATTTTGAAGCAAGATTTTGAAAGGAGAAATGCAGAGTTGGAAAAACAGATAGAGcaaatagaggaagaaaaaacAAACTTAAGGTTAGATGCAGATGTCCAGAAGCTCGAGATGGAGCGATTAAGAAAAGGAAAAGCTAGGGCTGAAGAAGATCTAGACAGTTtgaaaacagattacaagaagttacGATCATCAATGAAGACTGCCGGGTTGGGAAAGACTTCTGAACAGTGGTGTAAAGAGATTCAAGAAGAAAAGAACAAAGCTGATAGATGGGAAAGGAGGTTTCAAGAAGTTCAAACACAGAATGAGACTTTAAAGAGGAGTCTGTCAGAGAATCAGAAGGAAAAAGGAGAACTAGAGAATAGAGTGTCTGAGTTAGAAGAATCTCTCCATCGGCATCGAAATCGAAATTCTGTGATGGAATTGAAGGCAAGCCTAAATAGAATTGAAGAGATGAAAGGAAGAATTGAAGAGTTAGAAGCAGCATTGCGAAGTTGCGAGATTCGGATTGAGCACTTGGAATCTAATGAAGATCGTCAAGACGAGCAGTTGCACTACTTTCAGAACCAAGTAAGAGATAGATATCACATTATGGGAGAAGCCGTGCTTCAAATCCAGGAGGTGGCTGATCACCTACAGACGTTAGCAGTACAAGCTGATGTGTTAAGCATGAAATACGAATTAGAGTCAAGTCGAGGATAGGAGCTAGCCTCGTTACTTAAGAGGATTAAGATTTTGAGTTTTAGGGCTAAGTCATATCTGTAATCCAccttatgtaaaaaaatttattttctagtaaagttttcagaatgaaattgaattagaattaaCGCCTtcttgcattcatttcatgcattgcattacattatatgcattaatgaccTTTAAAAAAcgctaattaggtaaaattatttcagttaacctggaaaatcGACACCCTTACGGAACTTGAGCGAAATCAAGGaacatggatcaaagattagaaaaGCTTGAACAGCTCCAAAGAGATATGCAAGATCAGATGGAAGAGCGGTTGGAAAAGATTCAGCGAGAGTTGACAGAAAAAATGTGGGAGTCCCAAGACGACATGATAGCACGGTTAACGCAACTATTGAAAGGAGGAAATGACAAGGGAAAAGAGCCTGTAGTTAATGATGAAGAGGGAAACAATGATGAACCCCTTTACCCTCCAGGCTTTACCCCTCCATACGCACATACTCAAGCTGAGTTGTACCCACAAAGACCCTCTGTTACAATTAGACCCCAACAGTTTCAGACGAGTCCTTCAATCGGAGTAGGTAACAATCCCGGAGAGAATCCTACCAATCTCATGGTCCCTGATCTCGATGACGTGGCAGAAGTAGAGAAAACGAAAGTGGATCTGTCAAAGCAATTAGAGGACCGATGTAAATGACTGGAGGAGAAGTTCAAAGCCATGGAAAATGCTGATTACCACCGAGGAATAGACGCTAAAGATCTAAGCTTGGTACCAGATTTGGTCCTCCCTCCCAAATTTAGGATGCCAGAGTTTGAAAAATATGACGGGACAAGTTATCCCGaagctcatatcactatgttttgCCGAAGGATGACCGGGTACATCAACAATGAGCAACTGTTGGTTCACTGTTttcaggacagtttgatcgggtcagcggctagatggtacaatcaattgagtcgaaCCGAAATCCATTCCTGGAAAGATTTGGCGCAGGCCTTTGTAAAGCAGTACAGACATGTGATGGATATAGCACCCGATCGAATTGTattgcaaaacatggaaaagaaaactaatgAGAGCTTTCGCCAGTATGCTCGGAGATGGAGGGAGGTAAGAGCACAAGTTCAACCACCACTTTTAGAGAAGGAGATAACCATGTTTTTCATCAATACATTGAAAGCTCCATTTCTCAATCACATGTTGGGCAGTGCCACTAAAAGCTTTTCAGACATAGtgatgtctggagaaatgatagagaaCGCCATAAGATGTGGCAAGATAGAAGTAGGAGAAAGTACTAAAAGGTCGGCTCCAAGGAAGAAGGAGCACGAGATAAACAATACAAGCATGTTTAACAAGGACCATTCTAAAACAATCACGGTGGGACAAGCCAGAGCAGTAACCGCTAATCGGCAAGGTTCTTCGAAACAGGAATCTAATCCAAGGCCAAATGTAGAGAGACTTCAATTCACACCCATCCCAGTGACGTATAGGGAATTGTACCAGaacttattcgatgcacatgtggtATCTCCATATTACCTGAAACCAATGCAACCCCCAAACCCTAAGTGGTATGACGCAAACGCCCAATGCGAGTATCACGCGAGGACCAAGGGGTATTCGATTGAAAATTGCACTGCATTCAAGAAGTTAGTTGAAAAACTTATCAATTTGGGGATCGTAAAGATTGGTGACTCATCAGGACCAAATGTAGCAGAGAATCCGTTGCCCAATCAT contains:
- the LOC107921604 gene encoding coiled-coil domain-containing protein 102A-like, whose translation is MAILQNLQEEDIEWKAPWLLPDEILYRCGNFDWVPLLGIWGAIGYAPLLVLRQYRSRQFIPATQGLAECEFSYGGDRYKKRIREVSNAWNQTRQMKRLAVGPMTTSEYDEWRVRRVNDNISKSSYEGKLEKQIEQIEEEKTNLRLDADVQKLEMERLRKGKARAEEDLDSLKTDYKKLRSSMKTAGLGKTSEQWCKEIQEEKNKADRWERRFQEVQTQNETLKRSLSENQKEKGELENRVSELEESLHRHRNRNSVMELKASLNRIEEMKGRIEELEAALRSCEIRIEHLESNEDRQDEQLHYFQNQVRDRYHIMGEAVLQIQEVADHLQTLAVQADVLSMKYELESSRG